The following proteins come from a genomic window of Persephonella sp.:
- a CDS encoding DUF5309 family protein, whose protein sequence is MPAMNTTYEVKQRFPVEKVRKALGIKKLPILSAISSIGKIDTTGIEWYEDEVIGLFTTGTGTGTGGEITNTDTTINVATADVFAVGDIVEIENERVQVTGVDYAANTITVVRGFQGTTAATHPANSKLEVVSSVATEGNLTGASRVSEPVKHSNVTQVFQDNLYLTGSLEAISPEWAKSEKARQVRQKIFRLDSLKARSVWYGIRFDSTSEKKRTMGGINFYVANKVDAGGVALTPDMIIDQIIAMNNDGVFDMGLMPEIWINPSYQKIINSWWDSKLLVERTDEKVGRKVLKLVTNQGDIAIKYDRTIKEGDLFLIDPAEVKKATLRPDGMEKLAKTDDGQKYLLLEEFTIKVEYPSAWRKLENIAAP, encoded by the coding sequence ATGCCAGCAATGAACACAACTTATGAAGTAAAACAGCGTTTCCCTGTTGAAAAGGTAAGGAAGGCTTTAGGGATTAAAAAACTCCCGATTTTAAGTGCTATTTCTTCTATTGGCAAAATTGATACAACAGGTATTGAGTGGTATGAAGATGAAGTAATAGGGCTGTTTACTACTGGGACTGGGACAGGAACAGGCGGAGAAATTACAAACACTGACACAACTATTAATGTAGCTACTGCTGATGTATTTGCTGTTGGTGATATCGTAGAAATTGAAAATGAAAGGGTTCAGGTTACAGGGGTAGATTATGCTGCAAATACTATTACAGTTGTTAGAGGCTTTCAAGGAACTACTGCAGCTACACATCCAGCAAATAGTAAATTGGAAGTTGTTTCTTCGGTAGCAACTGAAGGAAATCTCACAGGTGCTTCAAGAGTTTCTGAACCTGTAAAGCATTCAAATGTTACTCAGGTTTTCCAAGACAACCTATATCTTACTGGTTCCTTAGAAGCTATTTCTCCTGAATGGGCAAAAAGTGAGAAAGCAAGGCAGGTAAGACAAAAAATATTCAGGCTTGACTCTCTTAAAGCTCGTTCTGTCTGGTATGGAATTAGGTTTGACTCTACTTCTGAAAAGAAAAGAACAATGGGTGGTATTAACTTCTATGTAGCGAATAAAGTTGATGCTGGGGGAGTTGCTTTAACTCCTGACATGATAATTGACCAGATAATTGCAATGAATAATGACGGTGTATTTGATATGGGGCTTATGCCCGAAATCTGGATAAATCCCTCTTATCAAAAAATCATAAATAGCTGGTGGGATTCTAAGCTCCTTGTTGAAAGAACTGATGAAAAAGTTGGTAGAAAAGTTCTTAAACTTGTAACTAACCAAGGAGATATAGCGATTAAGTATGACAGGACAATTAAGGAAGGAGACCTGTTCCTCATAGACCCTGCTGAAGTTAAAAAGGCTACTCTTAGACCAGATGGAATGGAAAAATTAGCTAAAACAGATGACGGACAAAAATATCTCTTGCTTGAAGAATTTACTATAAAAGTTGAGTATCCATCTGCTTGGAGAAAACTTGAGAATATTGCAGCACCTTAA